In Syntrophobacterales bacterium, the genomic stretch TTTTTGCATGTACCCGTGGAATGCAGTGGTATCTACGCGATTTTTGCTTGTCGGTCAAAGTTCTTTACGTTTCTCCCATATGAATGTCTGTCTCATTAAAACGTGAGATCACGCTTTGGTCAGGCCATCACCGATCTGGCAACGCTGGATATGAGGACCCGAACCTTGCCGGAGAAACGTTTGTCAAGCTCATATTATATATTAGAAGGGATATCGGTCCTGACGCAGAAGGATCGGACCGCATGGGAGATATATTCCGGAAGAGGTGACGAGAGGGATATGCGCTTTTCCCTTAATTTTTTGTATCAAGGTTTTGGAGGGCCTTCTCGGACAACATTTTAAGTATAGGAGAACCTTTCTTTGAAAGCCCCTGGTATACTTTTTTGGCATCGTCGGTTTGTCCTTTGACCGCATAAACGGTGCCGAGATATAATTGAGCCACCATGTAGCTTTTTCCCTTTCCTTCCTTCGCGACTTTCCCAAAGGCGGACTCAGCTTTTTCAATATCTTCTTTTTTGCCGGTGACGTAATAAGACTCAAGACTCTTTACACCATTGGCGATGAATATCTGGGCTTCCTCGTTTCTCTTTTCTTCATGTACGTAATAGCCGTAAGCGACTAACCCGGCTGCGCAGAATATGACGGCTGCTATGATAACGAGCCGGAGATTGACCTGAATAAACTCAAACGCTCTTTCAAACGCTATGATCAGCATATCAGGTTTCTTGATCGTCTCCTTGATAGTCTTTTTTACCATAATGTATATTTAATCACACAAGGAGTCATACTGTCAACGATATAAAAATCGAATGGGAGTGCCGTGTACTGCTTATCAGATGAAAGGCGGCGAGAGGCAAAGTTGACAGGATGTAAAGTTGGTCTTGAAACCTCCAATTCCTTTCCAGAAACAGACGAAGGTCATCATTTCTGCACCAGGCTGGAACCCTGCATACCCTGGCAAGGGTATCTCAAAGAGCTTGATTCCCTGATTTATGCAGAAGACCTCATGCTGGTCCTTGTGTGGTGAAGCGGGTGCCCGTGAGGAGGGTTTGTCCATTATCTGCTCGCAATGAATGTTCTTCATGAAGTAGGGGCATACCTTATCAGTATAAACGATAAATGTAACTATCGAAATACCAGAGCGAGAAATATCCAGGTAAAAGAAAACATGAAGAGGAGAGAGAATTAAAGCGAGACGAACGAGTTTGTATAATATCGCAGAAGAGGGTACCAGTTCCTTTGAACTGCTGGTTTGTCCCGCCAGGTTTTGCTAACGGGGAAGGAGAACTACAAGAAGTTCGTTTGTAACCAGTGTAGCCGCATTTTACCCTTATAAAGGAGAGAGAGGACATTCCGTATACTTGAGCGAGTTCCGAGGAGGGATGGGCGAACGCCAGTCCTAAAGCTTTACATATTACAGGGAAAGCAGACCTATTTATATTTACATATACGCTTAAGAGCTAAAGATATTGGTGAGTATCTCCCGGTCATTCATCGTTTCTGAATTTTCTTCGGGCGATTTTTTCACTCTCGTGGCACCGATATATGCTTTGTTATAGAAGTTGGTTTGGAGAGAGTCTATCTTTACCCCTATCCTAGCATGGCCCGAAGACGAGTGGATGAAATTTCCTTCACCGATGTAGATGCCGACATGAGTCGGGTATTTTACAAACCTTTTGGTTTTGAAGAATACCAGATCGCCTGGCGCCAGTTCATCCTGGGAAATCTTTGAACCAGTCTCGTACTGTTCTCGTGCACTCCTCGGAAGCTGAACATCAAATATATCGTAAATCTTTTTTACGAAAGCCGAACAATCAAGACCCCGCACGCTGTTACCGCCATACCGGTATGGAGTTCCCATAAAGCTTTTTGCCACTTTGACAAGCATATATTTCTCTTCGTGCGTTTTCCACGGTTTTAAAGGTTTTAAAGTTTTCATCGAAAGATCTACAACCTCCTCTCCCGTTTCCAACTCTGTTGTTCTTGGGATGAGAAGGACTTTTCCGGGGGAAAGCCTACGGTCCAGGTTACTGTTCGACTCAACGATGTCATCCTTCTCTATGCCGAATTTTTGTGCGACTTTTTCGACGGTATCGCCCCTCTTAACCTTATATTCTATGAACTCCCCATCGTCCTCCGCTTCTTCGGAAATCACGGCTTGGGATGCACTTCGCTGCCCTCTATTTTTTGCGCTGCCCTTGGCCTTTTGCATATGATCCTGTTTTAGAACGAGTTTTTGTCCGAGCTTCAGATCGTGATTATTTAAACTGTTGATGGTTTTCAGTTTATCTACTGAGATGTGGTATTTTTTTGCTACGGTCCAGAGGTTATCTCCTGGTTTTACCCTGTATGTGACCGCAGAAAAGGCAGGAACTGATATAATGACGGCAAGCCATAGGCCTGATATTAATATAAACAGACTCTTCTTCAACTGTTGTTTTCCTTAATTTTAAAAATACTTTTTTACAATTTTTTATATATTTAGAATATTTTTTATCAGAATAGACAAAATCATGTCAAGAAAAATTTTTGCCATAGCCACGAAGCGCGTGAAATAATCACAATATGGATATGGTTCTTGAATGATGTGCATTGCGCATTTCTACCGCACCCCTTAATGCTACGCGTAATGCTACGCGCGTAATGCGCAGATATAGCGCCCCTTAAAGTTTTCTGTCTCGTGGTACGTGGTACAATACCTACATGAAATATCAGGAAACAAAGTAACTGTGTATACTCTATGAATATCGCTTGGTATTTTCGACCAAATACCTTCGAAAAATCTTTAACGAAGGAATTTTTCAATACTTTAATATCAATATAGAAGAGCACTGCCTACAATCGAAATATATTGAAGCAAACTACTTATAGTAGACCATGTCCATCTGCTCATACTCAATCCTACCAAAGCGGTACCCATAATAAAATGAAACATCAGTGCAAAACTTAAAGAAAAATTCCCTTTTCTTAAAAAAGTATACTGAGGTATTTGGTTAGGAAGGTTACTTTGTTTCCACTATTGGAATAAACGAAATAAATAATATGTAACTATATCAAGTGTCAAAGGGCGGAATACTTAAGGGTAAGAGAGGCTTGAGCTGTGGGAATATCCTTAAGCGTGAACCAGGGGTTGTTTTATTTCTACAATAAACCTTTTGATCGAAATAGTTTTTGTGATAGTATATTATAAAATTACAGTTTAGGAGGCTGGATGATGGAGATTGGCAGAGAAATCCTGTGGAATGCAGGGGGAGCTGCGCGATGGATAACGTATGCGCTTATGATCCTAACCTTTATCGTTCTGATCATGGGGATTAAGCAGCGCTATGCAATGTGGAAGATCGGCAAGGCTGTCCCTATCAATTTCAAGGAGAAGTTAGGCGAGAGAATAGGGTATTTTATCAAAAGCGGTATATTTCATGCCACCATTCTGAGAGCAAGGGAAGGGTATCCCGGAACCATGCACTTGTTTATTTTCTGGGGGTTCCTGATTTTATCGATCGGAACGGCGCTGGTTGCACTTCAAGATGACGTGATCAAGCTTATCTTCGGCGTCGAATTCATCAAGGGGGACTTCTACATTGTCTTCTCGTTCCTCCTTGAAGTGGCAGGACTCATGGCAATTATCGGCATCATAATGGGCATATTGAGAAGGTATGGGACACAGCCATCGAGACTGGACAATAAGCCTGATGACGCGATTACGCTTGTATGGATTCTTGCGGTTCTCGTGACCGGTTTTCTGGTAGAGGGTGCTAGGATTGCAGCTACCCAGCAACCTTATGAGGTGTGGAGTTTTGTGGGCTGGGTTGTGTCATCGCTTTTCCCTGCTCCGGAGCAGGCCATTGATGTGGCTACTCATGAGATCGTCTACCTGCCTCACACGGTGCTTTGGTACATACACATGTTGCTGTCGTTCGGTCTTATTGCGTACATTGCATACTCACGACGGCTTCTTCACATCATCACCTCCTCGCTCAACATGCTTTTCAGAGGCGTTGAGGATGCACCGAGGGGGGCGGTAGCCGCAATTGAAGATTTCGAGAATGCAGAGGAATTTGGAGTAAATGCAATAGAAGGATTTACTTGGAGACAAATCATGGACCTTGATGCCTGCACAAGGTGCGGCAGGTGTCAGGATCGGTGCCCTGCTTTTAATACGGAGAAACCTCTCTCGCCGAAGAAATTTATTCAGGACCTCAAGGAGGAATGGGAAAAAACTGCGGTGGGTATAAAGAACGAAGAGGGCATAGTGGACAATGTGATTCCGGAAGAGACTCTCTGGTCTTGTACAGCCTGTCTAGCGTGTCAGGTGAATTGTCCGGTCTCCATCCCTACCTTTGACAAAAATCTGGAGATGAGACGGTATCTTACCATGACTTTGAGTCAGGTTAGTTCCGAGATGAAGCTTCTCTATAAAAACCTTCAGCAGAGGTCTGATCCGTACGGTATGGGTAAGAGCCAGAGACTTGAGTGGGTTGAAGGACTTGATGTCAAGAAAGCTACCGAGACAGAAGTTGAGTACCTTTACTGGGTCGGCTGCGTAGCATCCCTTGACGACAGAAACCGGAAGATAGCGAAGGCTGTTTCAACGATATTGGAGAAAGCTGGTGTCTCTTTTGGTGTCTTGGGTCCGGATGAAAAATGCTGTGGTGACCCGCTGAGAAGGACTGGAAATGAGTACCAGTATATGGAAATAGCGGAAGGCAATATCGGCCTCCTGAATGAGCTTGGAATCAAAAAGATAATAACCGCTTGCCCGCACTGTTATAACACGCTAAAGAACGATTATCCTCAACTGGGTGGCAATTTTGAGGTCTTCCATCATACGGAATTTATAGCCAAGCTGGCCCGGGAGGGAAAGATTTCTATTAGCCCGACTCTTGAGGGAATCACAACCTATCACGATCCATGCTACCTAGGAAGAGTGAATCAGATTTTTGACTCACCGAGAGATGTGGTAAACAAGGTCAACAAGGGGTCCTTTGTTGAATTGGACCGGAACCGAAATGAAGGGTTCTGCTGCGGCGGAGGCGGTGGAAGAATCTGGATGGAGGAACATCATAAACGGATAAATCACAATAGAATGGACGAAGCCATTGAAATTTCGGCTAATACGGTTATCACTGCGTGTCCTTACTGCCTTATCATGATGACGGACGCGATTAAAGACAAGGAAAAGAGCGAGACCATGACGGCCCTGGATATCGCGGAAATAGTTGTGAAAGGCTTGTAAAGAGAAAATTAGAATCTAGAAGGATATAAAAAGGATGGGCCAAGGCCCATCCTTTTTATATTGTAAAAGGCATGCTTATTCTTCCAGAGTTATGGCCTCTACGGGACATTCTTCCACGCAGGCCCCACACTCAGTGCAGAGTTCGGAGTCAATTTTAGCCGTATCGTCTACGGTTATCGCATCGGCAGGACAAACCTCGGCGCATGCTCCACATCCTGTACAACTCTCCACATCAATCTTGGTAGACATATTTTTTACCTCCTTTCTTTTTAGGGAAATTCCTAAACGAATATGGCATGAAAGTCAATAGAAAAGTGCAACACTGTGAAGAGTCCGCTTCCCGGTATAGAACCCCGGCCCTTGATCGCTTGGGCGTAGGCGGGTGTGGATCTGTCTTTGTCGGGCAGTTCCAGATGTGATTCCGCCCAGACGCAAACGGCCGTTCTTATGATCAACCTTCCGGCGTCGCCGTAACTTTTGAGTGATGAGAAGGGGAATGGGCCTGCTTATTTCCTAAATCAGTGCCCATGCACAAAGTCCCTCTCTGTCGGTTGGGTGACATTTTTCCGCTGTGTCCCTATCTAGGGTATCCCCACCAAATGAAATGGGGCAACGCGCATACTAGGCACACAGTGAGGATGTTCTATGATCGGCTCCACCGTCAGCGGGCAGCGCGGGTATCTCTTTAGAATTCATCGGAGCGACATTTGCCGACGGTGATAGACGAAGTAGAGGGAAACAAAGGAAAGAGCGGCAGCGCGGAGAGATGCAATTGGACGAGAGATTAAGGAAATTCCAGCATATTTTTGATTGACATGAAGTGTGAGTTCGAATAAGATTTGACCCATGAAAGAGTTTTTCGAAGACATGTTTATTGACCTGTACGAGAATTTTACGGAGATATTTCAGAGCATTATCGTCATGATTATCGTCATGATACTTGGGTTTATCATAAGTTGGTTTATAAAGCGGGTTCTCGTGAAACTCCTGATGCTCTTTAGGCTTGACAAATGGGCTCGCGAAGCGGGAATTACAACTTTTCTGGAGAAGGGCGGGGTGACAATCCCCCCATCGGTCATTATAGGAAAAATTGCCTATTGGATATTTATCGTAGCGTTTTTTTCATTCGGTCTCAATTTCATAGGCATTTCGCAGTTCGCCGAGTATACCTCAAAGATCTCAAGCACTCTCCCGAACATTGCGGTTTCGCTTGTGATTATTATTTTCGGATTCATATTCAGTAATTTTATAAACAAGGTCATATTCATGACTTGCGAGAACGCAAATATAAAATATGGCGATTTTATCGCAAAAGGGGTCCGTGTATTTCTCGTCATCATTACATTTGGAATTGTCTTTGAGTATATGGGGGTGGGAAATACGATCATCACGATAAGCTTTCTTATAATCTTCGGGGGTATAGTCATGACTTTGTCTCTTGCCCTTGGCATCGGTTTGAGCCATATGGTGGGTGATATGATTAAAGAGAAGGTCAAAGAGAGGAGCGAGAAGAAAAAATAAGGCTCCAGCGGTACCTTCCCCCGTTGATTATATCAGATGTATTTGCCAAACCATTTGAGGGCCATGCTGATTGCTTGTTCTCTGTGCGCCTGGTCTGAAAGAATGTGGTCTGCTCCTTTTATGATCTCCGACAGCTTGGGTTGCTGTAGATGTTCGTATATGGCTATGCCTTCGTGGCAGGGAACTATGTCGTCGGCATCTCCGTGGATTACCAAGGCATGTGAGACCTTGGTAGCCTCAGAGAGAATGTCATATCGTGCAAAATCCGTGTAAAGCGAATCTTTGAACTTGATACCTTCAGCATCTTCGCTTTCGTCTTGTTTCAATAGATGGGGTGTTGCCCACGGGGATACACACTTTATTCCTGCGTCTCGTGCCGCCTTGATAATGCTGGTGACTCCACCGAAGCTGCTCCCCAGAAGGCCGATTCTTTTCGGATCAATCTCCTTCCGGTTGCGGACATATTCAACAATCCTGTCGAGGTTGTCAAGCCTGATGGTAAGCGTTGTCTCTTGGATGTTTCCGCTGCTCTCTCCGCATCCATGGTAGTCGAACCTGCACGACGCTATGCCCATATCGGCGAAGCGCTGCGAAAGGACGACGTATTTAGAGCTCGTTTTTGAGCTGATCAATCCGTGGGAGAGTACGACGCAAGGATGTGGTCCACTCCCGGAACCAGGGGTTACCATGATGGCGCTTATCCGGCCTTGCACCGAATCGATAATAAATGGATGCATCATAACATCTCTCCTTTCAGTTCATCTAGTTTTTCCTCAAGGGGGATGAGATTCAGCACATCTTCCTTGTTATATTCGAGAAGAAGACTGAGGTCGGAGGGTTTTTTTCGTCGTATGTAGCGCTCCCAGAGTAACACGGCCTTATATCCGTTTATTCCTTCCGTTTTTCGCTTGATCCCAAACATTTTTTCTAATTCCTTGAGACCTCCTTTGATGCCCAGCCGTTTTTTCACTTTAAAAAGATCGCGGGAACTGCACATCTCTTTCAGGTCTATGTTCAGGTACTTCTTTATAGTTGGGAGGTCGAAACTATCCCCGTTGAAGGTCACTATGGTGCTGGCCATCTGCAGTTCTTTTTCGATATCGCCGGTATTAATATTCTCTCCGTGCCATTGCACGAATCCACTTGGTTCTGTATGGATACCTATGACGCATATGTTGCCGTTTCTGTCTGTTTCGATATCGAGATACGCTTTCACTTTAAAACACCTTTTTGACCTTTCTTTGCAGCGTTAGTTTATTTATGTCCTAAGCGTGACTATGCCAATAACACCGAAGGAAAAAAACATAAGATTGGAAAACCATGCAGCGAACAGCGGAGGAAAAATTTCCGAATACCCTAGAGATAGAGAAACGGAGTGAAGGAACCAATAAAAAATACCAATGGACATGCCCGCAAATATTCCCTTCGAGATATGTTTTGTCTTTGTATATCTCAGGCCGACCGAAAAGGCCGCAAGGACCATAATAAGATTGATAAAGGGAAAGGAGAGTTTGTTGTAAAGGTCTACAAGATATCTTTTCACGTCATGTCCATCAAGCCTGAGCCTTTTTATATACCTTGATAGCTCGCTGTAACCCATTTCCTCGGGATTTTTTTCCACGACTTTAAATACGGATGGTGGTTCCTGAATCAGATTGTTCAACTGCCGGTAGGTTTTCTTGGAAATGATGCTGTTTTCATCAAAAATTCTCTCGGATACATCGGAAAAGACCCAAGAGCCGTCTTTCCATATTCCCTCTTTCGCGTCGAATCTTTTCTTTATGGTGTAGTCCGGTGACAGTTCGATAACTGTAAGCCCCCGGATCATATCCTTCTTATTGTCGAAAAAACCTATGTTATTGATCATATTATTTCTTTTAAACCATATTTTATTATTCTTGAAAACGACATAGGATTCATCTTTCTTTATTTTGATCCTGTAAAGGTATTCGGAGGCGTTTGAGGACACAGGAATAACCCATTCTGAGAGGATAAAAGAAAAAACCGTCATTACAATGGAAAATGCTGCGAGAGGCTTCATTAGGGAAATTGTACTTATGCCCGATGTTCGGACGACTATCATTTCGTTGCTCCTGATCATGACCATGAGCAGTATGAGCATTGATATGAGAAATGCCAAGGGGAGTATAAGGTTGAAATAGAACGGCATTCTTAGAGCTAGATAGCCTATGCTGAGCAGGAAATTATTGAGAGAGTTGGTAAAGATGTCCATGTGTTCAAAGAACTCGATATTCATGAACATAATCATCCCGCCGAATTCCGTGATGGAGAGTATCTTTATTACATTCCAGACAAGATACTTATTTAGTCTTTTCAAAACAATGAATCCATAGTTGCCTCAGTCTCAGTGCAGCGCCAGTATGGCTTTCACGGTTAATGTCCCTCATGAGGTAAAGTCCTATAAGCATAATAGCGATGTTCGGTATGAAAGTTGTTATAAGGACAGGCATTTGGATGGACTTCCCCACATTCTCCGCAACGGCCATCAGGAGATAATAGAAGAGAAACAGGAGAAGACTGTAAAGGATGCCCGAGAATTTTCCTTCCACTCTCCGCTTGATACCCAGAGGGACTGTAAGAAACACAAAAGCGAGAGATGACACCGGTATGGAGACTTTTTTGTAAATCTCGAGAAGGAGGTCGTACTTGAGGCTTTCGGTTTTTGCCACTGCTATGTGCGCCCGCAATTCGTCATTGGTCATTTCAAAATGTCTCTTCCTTACAAAGGTATTTGAGGGTAGTACATTCGCGAGGTTCATTATGAAGGTATAATTCTTGAACGATACGTTCTTATAAGTATCTTCTTTTTTTTCCCATCGGTGCAAATTTCCGTTCTCCAGAAGGAACGTAAGATTGAGGGTTACGGGATCAAGGCTGATTATTCCCCTACTCGCGGAGATAGTCTGTTTGACGTCTTGGTCCCGGTCGTCTGCCACGAGAATGCCGGTGAGATGTTTGTCTTTGGTGTTCACTTTGTCTATGTACACGACGATATCTGGAAGCGTATCGTTGAACGCACCTTCCTTGTCGTCAAGGCTTATTCCCTTCTTGACTATATTGAGAAGTGTATCACGAAACAGATTGCCGGCCCTGGGGAGCAATGTTCCGGCGTTAAGAAAGCCGAAGACGGTGATGGCTACACCGACGGAAATGAGAGGTGTAAAAAGGTGCATGAGGTTCACCCCGCTTGTCTTTAGCGCGAGTATCTCGTTTTCCGTCGAGAGTCTTCCTAGGATGACAATTGTGGAAAGCAAAAAGGCCATCGGGAGCGTAAAAGTGAGATAGGGAGGCGATGAATAGACGATAAGCAGAACAATATCTTTGACCTCAACTCCCCGGTTGATAACCAGATCCGCCAGCTTTCCGATCCTGCTCAGAACGAGAATAAAGGTGAGTATTCCCAATGAGAGCAAAAAGACGTAGATCAGTTCTTTTAGAAGGTAGATGTAGAATCTTCTATGTAACGTCCTGATAAATTTCACGCGCAAGTTTACCATTCCTCCGCTGGCCCTGTCAATTTAACTCATTGACATGCAAAGTCATATTGAATAAAGTAATATATTGTGATTCGGATCGGCATTCTCTCGGATACTCATATTACTTCCATAAACGATGATTTCAAAAGAATACTGAAGAACATATTCCGTGACGTAGACATGATATTTCATGCGGGAGATATGACCTCAATGGTTGTGTATGATTATCTGTCAACATGGGATCTCAAGGCGGTGAGAGGGAATATGGACGATTTTACGCTCAGAACTATCTTGCCCGACAAGCGGATCGAAGAGATTGAAGGAATTAAAATTGGGATTATACATGGGAGGGGTGGGCCTGATGGAATCGAAGAGCTGGTTTTGTCCGAATTTCAAGATGTAGACGCAGTGGTGTTCGGTCATTCTCATGTTCCACTGAA encodes the following:
- a CDS encoding C40 family peptidase encodes the protein MKKSLFILISGLWLAVIISVPAFSAVTYRVKPGDNLWTVAKKYHISVDKLKTINSLNNHDLKLGQKLVLKQDHMQKAKGSAKNRGQRSASQAVISEEAEDDGEFIEYKVKRGDTVEKVAQKFGIEKDDIVESNSNLDRRLSPGKVLLIPRTTELETGEEVVDLSMKTLKPLKPWKTHEEKYMLVKVAKSFMGTPYRYGGNSVRGLDCSAFVKKIYDIFDVQLPRSAREQYETGSKISQDELAPGDLVFFKTKRFVKYPTHVGIYIGEGNFIHSSSGHARIGVKIDSLQTNFYNKAYIGATRVKKSPEENSETMNDREILTNIFSS
- a CDS encoding 4Fe-4S dicluster domain-containing protein codes for the protein MMEIGREILWNAGGAARWITYALMILTFIVLIMGIKQRYAMWKIGKAVPINFKEKLGERIGYFIKSGIFHATILRAREGYPGTMHLFIFWGFLILSIGTALVALQDDVIKLIFGVEFIKGDFYIVFSFLLEVAGLMAIIGIIMGILRRYGTQPSRLDNKPDDAITLVWILAVLVTGFLVEGARIAATQQPYEVWSFVGWVVSSLFPAPEQAIDVATHEIVYLPHTVLWYIHMLLSFGLIAYIAYSRRLLHIITSSLNMLFRGVEDAPRGAVAAIEDFENAEEFGVNAIEGFTWRQIMDLDACTRCGRCQDRCPAFNTEKPLSPKKFIQDLKEEWEKTAVGIKNEEGIVDNVIPEETLWSCTACLACQVNCPVSIPTFDKNLEMRRYLTMTLSQVSSEMKLLYKNLQQRSDPYGMGKSQRLEWVEGLDVKKATETEVEYLYWVGCVASLDDRNRKIAKAVSTILEKAGVSFGVLGPDEKCCGDPLRRTGNEYQYMEIAEGNIGLLNELGIKKIITACPHCYNTLKNDYPQLGGNFEVFHHTEFIAKLAREGKISISPTLEGITTYHDPCYLGRVNQIFDSPRDVVNKVNKGSFVELDRNRNEGFCCGGGGGRIWMEEHHKRINHNRMDEAIEISANTVITACPYCLIMMTDAIKDKEKSETMTALDIAEIVVKGL
- a CDS encoding 4Fe-4S binding protein, translating into MSTKIDVESCTGCGACAEVCPADAITVDDTAKIDSELCTECGACVEECPVEAITLEE
- a CDS encoding alpha/beta hydrolase — its product is MMHPFIIDSVQGRISAIMVTPGSGSGPHPCVVLSHGLISSKTSSKYVVLSQRFADMGIASCRFDYHGCGESSGNIQETTLTIRLDNLDRIVEYVRNRKEIDPKRIGLLGSSFGGVTSIIKAARDAGIKCVSPWATPHLLKQDESEDAEGIKFKDSLYTDFARYDILSEATKVSHALVIHGDADDIVPCHEGIAIYEHLQQPKLSEIIKGADHILSDQAHREQAISMALKWFGKYI
- a CDS encoding ribonuclease H-like domain-containing protein, whose amino-acid sequence is MKAYLDIETDRNGNICVIGIHTEPSGFVQWHGENINTGDIEKELQMASTIVTFNGDSFDLPTIKKYLNIDLKEMCSSRDLFKVKKRLGIKGGLKELEKMFGIKRKTEGINGYKAVLLWERYIRRKKPSDLSLLLEYNKEDVLNLIPLEEKLDELKGEML
- the lptG gene encoding LPS export ABC transporter permease LptG; translated protein: MKRLNKYLVWNVIKILSITEFGGMIMFMNIEFFEHMDIFTNSLNNFLLSIGYLALRMPFYFNLILPLAFLISMLILLMVMIRSNEMIVVRTSGISTISLMKPLAAFSIVMTVFSFILSEWVIPVSSNASEYLYRIKIKKDESYVVFKNNKIWFKRNNMINNIGFFDNKKDMIRGLTVIELSPDYTIKKRFDAKEGIWKDGSWVFSDVSERIFDENSIISKKTYRQLNNLIQEPPSVFKVVEKNPEEMGYSELSRYIKRLRLDGHDVKRYLVDLYNKLSFPFINLIMVLAAFSVGLRYTKTKHISKGIFAGMSIGIFYWFLHSVSLSLGYSEIFPPLFAAWFSNLMFFSFGVIGIVTLRT
- a CDS encoding LptF/LptG family permease; this encodes MVNLRVKFIRTLHRRFYIYLLKELIYVFLLSLGILTFILVLSRIGKLADLVINRGVEVKDIVLLIVYSSPPYLTFTLPMAFLLSTIVILGRLSTENEILALKTSGVNLMHLFTPLISVGVAITVFGFLNAGTLLPRAGNLFRDTLLNIVKKGISLDDKEGAFNDTLPDIVVYIDKVNTKDKHLTGILVADDRDQDVKQTISASRGIISLDPVTLNLTFLLENGNLHRWEKKEDTYKNVSFKNYTFIMNLANVLPSNTFVRKRHFEMTNDELRAHIAVAKTESLKYDLLLEIYKKVSIPVSSLAFVFLTVPLGIKRRVEGKFSGILYSLLLFLFYYLLMAVAENVGKSIQMPVLITTFIPNIAIMLIGLYLMRDINRESHTGAALRLRQLWIHCFEKTK
- a CDS encoding YfcE family phosphodiesterase, with protein sequence MIRIGILSDTHITSINDDFKRILKNIFRDVDMIFHAGDMTSMVVYDYLSTWDLKAVRGNMDDFTLRTILPDKRIEEIEGIKIGIIHGRGGPDGIEELVLSEFQDVDAVVFGHSHVPLNIVKKGIHLFNPGSLKGRYSYPGSAGILELDGEVRFKHLSVHNPTYPQT